DNA from Hyalangium minutum:
GTGCCAGTACCTGTTCCGGTACCTGTCCCGGTTCCGGCCATGCCCGGCTCAGCAGGCCCATAGAAGGTCTGTCCCACGCCCGGGGCGGCTCCGGGGGCCTGGCCTCCCGCGACCTGCGACTGGGGCTGGGGCTGGGGCTGGACCGAGAACGAGCCCGCTGCCGGTGGCCCGCCCAGCGCCGCACCCCCGCTCGCTCCCTGGCCTTGCGGGGTGACTGCACCACCGGCAGCGCTTCCAACGGGCGCACCAGTGCCCGCCCCTCCGCCACTCTGCTGGGCGTGGCTCGTCTGGGACAGGCAGAACGTGGCCGCGAGTGCAGCCGCCAGGATGACCTTTCTCATGGGCTCGGCTCCTCTTTCATTCCCCTGCAGGGAAGTTGGGTTGCCAACACCCCGTCACCAAGGGGGGCGCGCCCCGCCCTCCGCATGCCTGCCCGCTGGCGAGAGGCTCCTGCGAGCCAGACTGCTGTTCAGTGCCGGTCACAACACACGCTCAGTACAGAGCGAACGCTCTTTCATCTCTTCGACAGACCTTGAACCCCCCCCGACATGCCTCCACCTTGGACTGGCACGCAACAAAGAGAGGGACGGCAGGGCGATGGGAATCGAAGTGTGGCCAGGGAAGCCTTACCCCCGTGGGGCGACGTACGACGGCACCGGAGTGAACTTCGCGGTCTACTCCCAGGTCGCGACCCGGGTAGAGATCTGCCTGTTTGATTCGAACAACCCCTCCAAGGAGATCGCCCGGTTTGATCTGCCCGAGGTGACGGAGTTCGTCTGGCACGGCTACGTGCACGGCCTGGAGCCGGGCACCTTGTACGGTCTGCGCGTGCACGGCCCGTATGATCCCGCGCGCGGCCAACGCTGCAACCCGCATAAGCTGCTGGTGGATCCCTACGCCAAGGCGCTCTTCGGCGAGGTGGACTGGAAGCAGCCGGTGTTCGGCTACACGCTCGGCAACAAGGACCAGGACCTGGCGCGCGACGAGCAGGACAGCGCCGCCGGCATTCCCAAGGGCGTGGTGGTCAGCGACTTCTTCGACTGGGGCAATGACCGGCGCCCGGATGTCCCCTGGCGCAAGACGGTCATCTACGAGGCCCACGTGCGTGGCCTCACCAAGCTCCACCCCGCCGTGCCCGAGCACCAGCGCGGCACCTACGCGGGCCTGGCCCACCCGGCCGTCATCGAGCACATGCAGAAGCTGGGCATCACCGCCGTGGAGTTGCTCCCGGTGCACGAGGCGGCGGACGACTCGTTCCTCAACGAAAAGGGCCTGTCCAACTACTGGGGCTACAGCACACTCAACTACTTCGCCCCCGATCAGTACTTCGCCAGCCGCCGCACCCCGGGCTCGCAGGTGGCCGAGTTCAAGTCCATGGTGAAGGCCCTGCACGCGGCCGGCATCGAAGTGATTCTGGACGTCGTCTACAACCACACGTGCGAGGGCAACCACCTGGGCCCGAGCATCTCACTCAAGGGCATCGACAACGCGGCGTACTACTGGCTCATGCCGGACCCGCGCTACTACCTGGACTTCACCGGGTGCGGGAACAGCTTGAACGCCTCGCTGCCCCAGGCCGCGCGCCTCATCGCGGACTCGCTGCGCTACTGGGTCACCGAGATGCACGTGGACGGGTTCCGCTTCGACCTGGCCACCACGCTGGGCCGCGCGGGCAAGGGCGAGTTCAGCCCCAACGCGCCGCTGTTCCAGATCATCAACCAGGACCCGGTGCTCAGTAAGGTGAAGCTCATCGCCGAGCCGTGGGACGTGGGCATGGGCGGCTACCAGGTGGGCCACTTCCCGGCGCCGTGGCGCGAATGGAACGGCAAGTACCGCGACGCCGTGCGCCGCTACTGGAAGGGCGACGAGAACCTCGCGGGCGAGGTGGGCTACCGGCTGGCGGGCTCCTCGGACATGTTCCAGGAGGCGCGGCGCCGGCCCCAGGCCACCATCAACTTCGTCACCGCCCACGACGGCTTCACCCTGCACGACCTCGTCACCTACAGCCATAAGCACAACGAGGCCAACGGCGAGCACAACCGCGACGGCGCGGACGACAACCAGGCCTGGAACTGCGGCGTGGAGGGCGAGACGGACAACCCGGACGTCGTCGCCCTGCGCGAGCGGCAGAAGCGCAACCTGCTGGCCTCGCTCTTTCTGTCGCAGGGCGTGCCCATGCTGGTGGCGGGCGACGAGATGGGCCGCACCCAGGGCGGCAACAACAACGCCTACTGCCAGGACAACGAGCTCTCCTGGGTGGACTGGAACCTGGACGCGCGCCGCAAGGCGCTGCTGGAGTTCACCTCGCGCATCATCCAGTTCCGCCACCGCCAGCCCGTGCTGCAGCGGCGCCGCTTCTTCCAGGGCGAGCACATCTGGGATTCGCACTTCAAGGACCTCTCCTGGTACCGGCCGGACGGCACGGAGATGGGCGCGGCGGACTGGGAGAAGCCCTTCGTGCGCTCGCTGGCGTTCCTGCTGGGTGGCGATGCCATCCCGACTCCGGACGAGCGAGGCCAGCGCATCATCGGCTCCGGGCTGCTGGTGCTCCTCAACGCCCACCACGAGCCGGTGCGCTTCACGGTGCCGCAATCCCCCGAGGGCAAGCGGTGGGTGCTCGAGTTCTACACGGGGGATGACTCGGTGAGCACGGAGCCGGTGAAGCCCGGCCCCTTCGAGCTCACGGGCCGCTCGCTCGCGGTGTTCCGCGAGGCCCCGCGCGACGACAAGGCCTGACCCCACAAAGACCACGGGCCGGCTCCCAGGGGGTAAGAGCCGGCCCGCTTGGCGCTTCAGGCGACTGCCAGGGTGGGGGCCCCGCCCTGAAGCTAACGAGTGCTCGCTGGCCGCGGATCAAGCGCCTTCGCTCCGGGGGAACAGCGAGACAAGAGCTTTCTATCAATTC
Protein-coding regions in this window:
- the glgX gene encoding glycogen debranching protein GlgX, producing the protein MGIEVWPGKPYPRGATYDGTGVNFAVYSQVATRVEICLFDSNNPSKEIARFDLPEVTEFVWHGYVHGLEPGTLYGLRVHGPYDPARGQRCNPHKLLVDPYAKALFGEVDWKQPVFGYTLGNKDQDLARDEQDSAAGIPKGVVVSDFFDWGNDRRPDVPWRKTVIYEAHVRGLTKLHPAVPEHQRGTYAGLAHPAVIEHMQKLGITAVELLPVHEAADDSFLNEKGLSNYWGYSTLNYFAPDQYFASRRTPGSQVAEFKSMVKALHAAGIEVILDVVYNHTCEGNHLGPSISLKGIDNAAYYWLMPDPRYYLDFTGCGNSLNASLPQAARLIADSLRYWVTEMHVDGFRFDLATTLGRAGKGEFSPNAPLFQIINQDPVLSKVKLIAEPWDVGMGGYQVGHFPAPWREWNGKYRDAVRRYWKGDENLAGEVGYRLAGSSDMFQEARRRPQATINFVTAHDGFTLHDLVTYSHKHNEANGEHNRDGADDNQAWNCGVEGETDNPDVVALRERQKRNLLASLFLSQGVPMLVAGDEMGRTQGGNNNAYCQDNELSWVDWNLDARRKALLEFTSRIIQFRHRQPVLQRRRFFQGEHIWDSHFKDLSWYRPDGTEMGAADWEKPFVRSLAFLLGGDAIPTPDERGQRIIGSGLLVLLNAHHEPVRFTVPQSPEGKRWVLEFYTGDDSVSTEPVKPGPFELTGRSLAVFREAPRDDKA